In Massilia sp. METH4, the genomic window ATGTTTCGGAAGCCTCACTCATCGATGTTGGTACCACAATCTGGTCGGGGAAATCGGGGCGCGCGGTGCGGCCGCCGCTGCGGAACGCCTTCAGCTGGAACACGTAGTGCAGCACCTGCGAGACCGCCTGGTACAGGGGCACGGGAATCTGCTGGTTGACCTGGCTGGTATTGTAGATGGCGCGCGCGAGCGGGGCCAGCCGCAACACCTCGATGCCGTGTTCCTCGGCGATCAGGCGGATGTACTGGGCCAGTTCATCGACCCCCTTGGCGACCACGAATGGCGCCTCGGCGCGCGTCTCGTCGTATTTCAGGGCCACCGCATAGTGTTCGGGGTTGACGACGACCACGTCGGCGCCGGGCACGGTCTTGCGCGCGGCCCGCTGCGCCATCGCGCGCTGCAGCTGGCGGATGCGCCCCTTCACTTCCGGGCGCCCTTCGCTGCTCTTGTGCTCTTCCTTCACGTCCTGCTTGCTCATGCGCTGGCCGCGGGCGAAGAAGAAGGCCTGCGCCGGCACGTCGATCACGGCGAACAGGATGAAGATCGCCACCAGCGACATCACGCCGTCGAGCATCAGCGCGGCGCCATCGGCCAGCGCCTTCTGCATCGGCATCGACTGCAGCTGCGTGTACTGGAACACCGTGGAACGGGCCATGTGCACCAGCACCGCAATCAGGATCGACGCCTTGGCGATGGACGTGGCCAGCTCGAACATGGCCTTGCCCGCGAACAGGCGGCCCAGGTTCGACACCGGATTCATCTTCGAGAACTTCGGCATCAGGTTCTTGGTGCTGAAGACCCAGCCGCCCGGCAGCATGGAACCCAGCACGACGAACAGCGGCACCACGAACAGCGGCGCCACCATCTTCACCAGCAGCAGGCTCGCTTCGTAGAACACGTCGGCCATCGCGTTCATCAGCACGTCGCCACCGCTCAGGTCGACGAAGCTGGCGGCGAAGATGGTGCGGAAATGCTCCAGGTAATCGGGCAGCAGGAACACGAACAGGCGCAGGCTCACCAGGATGCCGATCGCGGTGGCCAGATCCCTGGAACGGGTGACCTGCCCTTCCTCGCGCGCCTTCCTCAGCTTCTGCTGTGACGCCTTCTCGGTCTTGTCGCCGCCTTCAGCCATTGCGCCGCGCCTCCTGTGCCGTCATCTGCTGCCGGATCATTTCCAGCACCTGCGCCGACATGCGCGTGTAATGATCGGGAATGAAGCGCACCACCTGCCCCAGCATCAGCAGGCCGAACAGCGTGATCACCGAAAAGCCCAGCGAGAACAGGTTCAGCGACGGCGCCACGCGGTTCAGGAAGCCGAAGCCGATCTGCACCACCACCGTCGCGAACACCACGGGAATGGCCAGCAGCATCGCCGCCGAGAAGACCCAGGCGACGTTCCAGGCCACCGTCTGCAACAGCAGCGGGCCGTAGCCGCCGCCGGGCGGCCAGGCCTTGAAGCTGGCGCCGATCACGTTGAAGATGACGAGGTGGCCGTCGATGGCGAAGAAGACGATGATCGACAGCATCGTGAGCAGGCCGGAGACGACGTCCGACGAGGTGCCGTTCAGCGGATCGTTCATCACCGCCATCGAAAAGCCGATCTGCGACGAGACGATGTAGCCCAGGATTCCGATCGCCGCCACGGCGAAATAAAAGGCCAGCCCCAGCACGAAACCGATGATGGCCTGTTCGATCGTCGCCACCACCATCGCCAGCGTGAACGGATCCTGTACCAGCTGAACACGGTCCGTCACCGGCAGCATCATCACGGCGAGCATCACCGATACGAGCACGCGGATCGTCACCGGCACCATCGCTTCGCCCAGCACGGGCGCGGCCGACAGCAGCGCCATCGAACGCACGAAGGGCCACCACAGCGCGTTCAGCAGGGGCAGCAGGTTGGCGAGGACCTGTTCCATCCTGGCGGATCAGCCGACCAGCGTGGCCGCGCGAGTGAAGATCGAGACGCAGTAATCCATCAGGTAGCCCGCCATCCAGCGCCCGGTGACGATGATCGCCAGCAGCGTGATGAGGAGCTTGGGCAGGAAGGACAGCGTCTGCTCGTTGATCTGGGTGGCGGCCTGGAACAGCGCCACGACGAGGCCCGCGGCCAGGCCCGGCACGACCAGGACCAGCACCAGCACCATCGTCATATGCAAGGCCTCGACCACCAGGTCGACGGCCACGTCGGGAGTCAGCACGGCATCACCTTGGTCATCTAATAAGCCTGGATACTGGTGACCAGCGTGTTCACGGTCAGGGTCCAGCCATCCACCAGCACGAACAGCAGCAACTTGAACGGCAGCGAAATCACGAGCGGCGAGAGCATCATCATGCCCATGGCCATCAGCACCGACGATACGACGAGGTCGATGATCAGGAAGGGAATGAACAGCATGCAGCCGATCTGGAACGCCGTCTTCAGCTCGGAAAGCACGAAGGCGGCCAGCTTCACCGGGAAGCCGTGCTGCATGGGATTGGTGACGTTCTGCTCGCCGGCCAGCGTGGCGATCTGGCGCAGCGCGGCCTTGCTGGTCTGGGCCAGCATGAAACGGGACACCGGTTGCTCGGCGATGCGCAGCGCATCCTGCAGGCCGATCCGGTCCTGGTCATAGGGCACGAAGGCGTCGCGCCAGATCTGGTCGCCGATCGGCTTCATCACCAGCAGCGTGAGGATCAGGGCGATGCCCGTGATGATACGGTTCGGCAAGCCCTGCTGCAGACCCAGCGCCGAGCGCAGCAGCGACAGGACGATGACGAAACGGGTGAAGCTCGTCATCATCATGACCAGCATGGGCAACAGGCCCAGCAGCGTCATGACGACGAGAATCTGCATCTTCACCGACAGGTCGGTGCGCGCGCCCGGCACCACGCCGGCCAGCAGGTCGGGCGTATCCGTACCCTGCTGGGCCAGGGCCAGCAGGGGCAGCGCGAGCAATGGCAGCGCCAGCAGGCCCAGCAAGCCGAGCCGAAGCGCGGCGGCCTTCCATGCGAGCGACTGGTGCGCCGTCGTTCCGACAGCGCCGGCTGCCGTCGCGCGGGGGGCCATCATGAAGTCATCATGTCCAGGTTGAGCCCGTCCAGGTCGATCACTTTCAAGCCGTAGTTCTCGCCCGCCACCACCACCTCGGCGCGGCCGATCGCGGTGCCGTTGACCTTGATCACCAGCGGCTCGCCGGCCAGCGCGTCCAGTTCCACCACGCTGTCGGGACCGATGTTCATCAGGTCCTGCAGCGAGATCCGTGCCGAACCCACCTCGAGGGTGAGGGTCACGGGGATCTTGCGCATCATCTGCGGCAGGTCGCGCCGCGGGGCACGCTGCACGGCGGAAAAATCGTCGGCCAGGTCGCTGGCGACCGGTTCCACCATCATTTCGTCGGTAATGTCGTCGAGCAGCGCATCGCTGTTGCCGTTTGCGTTCACGTTCATCATAGTCATTCGATGTCTTCAAAAGAGGTCAGGCACAGTTTTCCCTTGTGCTCCGTGACCGCGGCCGTGTACAGCCGGGAGTCCTCGAGCATCACATCCGCCCTGTGCAGGCTGATGGGAATCACATCTCCAATCCTCAAGTCGAACAGGGCGCCCAGGGTGACTTCCTTGCTCACCAGGCGCCCGGCGAGGGTCACCTGCAGCCGCTGCGCCAGCGGCGCCACGGGCTTGGCCGACCTGGCCGCATTCCGGCCGGCCTCGCGCTCGGGCACCAGGGAGCGCAATACGTCGGACATCAAGTGCTTGTCCAATGCGAACCATACCTTGCCCGCGATATCTCCGGCGCGCAGGTTCATCGTAATGATCCAGGTCCCCTTGCCTGGCTGCTTTCCGGGCACCGCCGGCGCGATCGCGAGAGGCGCCACCGGCCGCTGGCCGTCGGGTACGCCGGCAGCGATACGCGACGCCACGACATGGCTCAACTGTTGTCCGAGCGCAACACCCAGGCGTTCCTCGGTGGCCGTGACGCGCACCTTGCCTTCGTCGACCGGCATGGCGGCCCCCTTCCCGGCACCATAGCGCTGGTCGAGCGCCGACAGCAGCACGGCCCGTTCGATCGCGAAACCGATCACGCCGCTGCCCGCGGCGAAGTATTGCCAGCGCATGCGCGGCTCCTCGCCCGTCAATTGCGAGAACCCGACATGTTCGACCTCGGTGCCGCCCCAGTAGCGCCGGCTCGCGGGCTGGCGCAGCGCGGCGACAAGCTCGTCGCGCAGCTGGGCGGCAAAGTGCGGCAGCCGGTGGACCGGCCGGCCCAGCAGGGTCGGGTCCAGTACCTGGGGCGGGGCTGTGGTGGTTAGCGTGGTCATTGTGTTGTTTTCCCTCTGCACGCCACATCGTAGCGCAAATGCGCGCGATTCCTACGAAGGGGACGATCCAGACATTCTAGGATACCGCAATTCCGCTGATATTGCCATGCAACAATACCCCCGCACGATTGAAAATCCCCTTTACAGTGCTGTTGCCTCGCGGTAAGCTTCATTCCGTCGTACATCAATTGCCGCTGCCACGGAG contains:
- a CDS encoding flagellar type III secretion system protein FlhB; the protein is MAEGGDKTEKASQQKLRKAREEGQVTRSRDLATAIGILVSLRLFVFLLPDYLEHFRTIFAASFVDLSGGDVLMNAMADVFYEASLLLVKMVAPLFVVPLFVVLGSMLPGGWVFSTKNLMPKFSKMNPVSNLGRLFAGKAMFELATSIAKASILIAVLVHMARSTVFQYTQLQSMPMQKALADGAALMLDGVMSLVAIFILFAVIDVPAQAFFFARGQRMSKQDVKEEHKSSEGRPEVKGRIRQLQRAMAQRAARKTVPGADVVVVNPEHYAVALKYDETRAEAPFVVAKGVDELAQYIRLIAEEHGIEVLRLAPLARAIYNTSQVNQQIPVPLYQAVSQVLHYVFQLKAFRSGGRTARPDFPDQIVVPTSMSEASET
- the fliR gene encoding flagellar biosynthetic protein FliR, with translation MEQVLANLLPLLNALWWPFVRSMALLSAAPVLGEAMVPVTIRVLVSVMLAVMMLPVTDRVQLVQDPFTLAMVVATIEQAIIGFVLGLAFYFAVAAIGILGYIVSSQIGFSMAVMNDPLNGTSSDVVSGLLTMLSIIVFFAIDGHLVIFNVIGASFKAWPPGGGYGPLLLQTVAWNVAWVFSAAMLLAIPVVFATVVVQIGFGFLNRVAPSLNLFSLGFSVITLFGLLMLGQVVRFIPDHYTRMSAQVLEMIRQQMTAQEARRNG
- the fliQ gene encoding flagellar biosynthesis protein FliQ, which gives rise to MLTPDVAVDLVVEALHMTMVLVLVLVVPGLAAGLVVALFQAATQINEQTLSFLPKLLITLLAIIVTGRWMAGYLMDYCVSIFTRAATLVG
- the fliP gene encoding flagellar type III secretion system pore protein FliP (The bacterial flagellar biogenesis protein FliP forms a type III secretion system (T3SS)-type pore required for flagellar assembly.), which codes for MAPRATAAGAVGTTAHQSLAWKAAALRLGLLGLLALPLLALPLLALAQQGTDTPDLLAGVVPGARTDLSVKMQILVVMTLLGLLPMLVMMMTSFTRFVIVLSLLRSALGLQQGLPNRIITGIALILTLLVMKPIGDQIWRDAFVPYDQDRIGLQDALRIAEQPVSRFMLAQTSKAALRQIATLAGEQNVTNPMQHGFPVKLAAFVLSELKTAFQIGCMLFIPFLIIDLVVSSVLMAMGMMMLSPLVISLPFKLLLFVLVDGWTLTVNTLVTSIQAY
- a CDS encoding FliM/FliN family flagellar motor switch protein yields the protein MNVNANGNSDALLDDITDEMMVEPVASDLADDFSAVQRAPRRDLPQMMRKIPVTLTLEVGSARISLQDLMNIGPDSVVELDALAGEPLVIKVNGTAIGRAEVVVAGENYGLKVIDLDGLNLDMMTS
- a CDS encoding FliM/FliN family flagellar motor switch protein, translated to MTTLTTTAPPQVLDPTLLGRPVHRLPHFAAQLRDELVAALRQPASRRYWGGTEVEHVGFSQLTGEEPRMRWQYFAAGSGVIGFAIERAVLLSALDQRYGAGKGAAMPVDEGKVRVTATEERLGVALGQQLSHVVASRIAAGVPDGQRPVAPLAIAPAVPGKQPGKGTWIITMNLRAGDIAGKVWFALDKHLMSDVLRSLVPEREAGRNAARSAKPVAPLAQRLQVTLAGRLVSKEVTLGALFDLRIGDVIPISLHRADVMLEDSRLYTAAVTEHKGKLCLTSFEDIE